The following proteins come from a genomic window of Candidatus Aegiribacteria sp.:
- a CDS encoding tetratricopeptide repeat protein, which produces MDEEESRIPEEVKGERLLQESSYEKAAEFFQQAAENHPNHRSRLYHRSAVAFWKAGIFDKAAGKFKAAIQSCRQEENKASEARNILGLGASYHGLNRMSEAYRVTHDALIAAEESGDLKIVADATNWLGIICKDQGDFSLAVEHHEKALDLSRKLGNDYDQASSLNSLGLAYYHMENYQKAMVCFDEALELQRNKDDSWGLPDTLNSIGMTLKKMGKPEEALDNYIEALEARKRAGGMAQTANILNNMGNLYLSMGKIDKSINCHKEALAIREEISSRNGMASSLLNLGEAWKKAGKLHKSASSLERCLSYQQNNKPDETMMDTIEMLAEVRNRLGDNERAYELNVQALEMSKNLYRDQVEKRLIESRGILETEHRVREAKLLRSKNRKLEDLSDMLSAQKEQLQLILDYVPAVIVFINNEGTVIRLNRYASRLIDKEPRELVGGKAEEFFGSLGKTLRNRSERDDGDTSEPLLNSEETIPLKDGDHHYLCHRVPFKGIESTFDGVVVFAIDITEEKMAEKRKKKLQEFAGKAKRLESLGYLAGSIAHDFNNLLLDIMSNVELVIGRTGDVKSRNNLEMASGSARRAASLCNQLLAFSGGGNSISKQLDLSSEVGFILKSLTFDPEMHFEFNTNLDKDLPHIDVSPSQLRLALGNLMAVLDEGISDTDKVDIVTGKVHADREYLKEAVHGTDLHEGDYLFLEVGSTSKKFSSDELRNMFDPFTSGDVLKTDLRMPAVHGILKSHGGFMVFCQSEKPGGAIRLHFPCIPAIASEEERSKPETLKKINEDDTL; this is translated from the coding sequence ATGGATGAGGAAGAAAGCAGAATCCCCGAGGAAGTCAAGGGAGAAAGACTTCTTCAGGAAAGCAGCTACGAGAAAGCGGCGGAATTTTTTCAACAGGCAGCCGAAAATCACCCGAATCATAGGAGCCGACTGTACCACAGGTCCGCTGTAGCCTTCTGGAAGGCCGGAATTTTCGATAAAGCTGCCGGTAAATTCAAAGCTGCGATTCAAAGCTGCCGCCAGGAGGAGAACAAAGCAAGCGAGGCAAGGAATATCCTTGGCCTGGGAGCAAGTTACCACGGGCTTAACCGGATGTCTGAGGCTTACAGGGTTACGCACGACGCGCTGATAGCAGCGGAGGAAAGCGGAGACCTGAAGATAGTAGCCGATGCTACTAACTGGCTTGGAATTATCTGCAAGGACCAGGGGGATTTCTCCCTTGCTGTAGAGCATCATGAAAAGGCGCTTGATCTAAGCAGGAAACTTGGAAACGATTATGATCAAGCCAGTTCACTCAACAGCCTTGGTCTGGCGTACTACCATATGGAGAATTACCAGAAGGCCATGGTATGTTTTGACGAAGCCCTCGAATTACAGAGAAATAAAGATGATTCATGGGGTCTTCCTGACACACTGAACAGCATAGGCATGACGCTGAAAAAAATGGGAAAACCGGAGGAAGCCCTGGATAACTACATCGAAGCCCTGGAAGCGAGAAAAAGAGCAGGAGGAATGGCTCAGACAGCGAATATCCTTAACAATATGGGAAACCTGTATCTATCCATGGGGAAGATAGACAAATCCATAAATTGTCATAAGGAAGCTCTTGCCATACGTGAAGAAATCTCAAGCAGAAATGGTATGGCATCATCACTTCTTAACCTTGGCGAAGCATGGAAGAAAGCGGGAAAACTACACAAATCCGCGTCAAGTCTTGAGAGATGTCTCAGCTATCAACAAAACAACAAACCCGATGAAACGATGATGGATACTATTGAGATGCTGGCCGAAGTCAGAAACAGACTGGGAGACAATGAGAGGGCATACGAGTTAAATGTACAGGCTTTGGAGATGTCAAAAAACCTCTACCGAGATCAGGTTGAAAAAAGGTTGATTGAATCAAGAGGAATTCTTGAGACTGAGCACAGAGTCAGGGAAGCGAAGCTTCTTAGAAGCAAGAACCGCAAGCTGGAGGATCTTTCAGATATGCTGTCGGCCCAGAAGGAACAGCTTCAGCTTATACTGGATTATGTTCCGGCGGTGATAGTGTTTATTAATAACGAAGGAACCGTAATCAGATTAAACAGATACGCGTCCCGCCTTATAGATAAAGAACCAAGGGAACTTGTAGGAGGTAAGGCGGAGGAGTTCTTTGGATCTCTGGGGAAAACCCTCAGGAATCGGTCCGAAAGAGATGACGGAGATACTTCAGAGCCACTGCTTAACAGTGAAGAAACGATTCCCCTGAAGGACGGAGACCATCATTACCTTTGTCACCGTGTTCCATTCAAAGGGATAGAAAGCACGTTTGATGGTGTTGTTGTGTTCGCCATTGATATTACGGAAGAAAAAATGGCGGAAAAGAGAAAGAAAAAACTCCAGGAATTTGCCGGCAAAGCAAAAAGGCTTGAAAGTCTTGGATACCTTGCTGGCAGTATAGCTCACGATTTCAACAACCTTCTGCTGGATATAATGAGCAACGTTGAACTGGTTATAGGACGAACAGGTGACGTTAAGTCGAGGAACAACCTGGAAATGGCATCCGGCAGCGCAAGGCGCGCCGCATCACTTTGCAATCAGCTGCTTGCCTTCTCGGGAGGTGGCAACTCCATTTCAAAACAACTTGATCTTTCCTCCGAAGTTGGGTTTATTCTAAAATCCCTTACTTTTGATCCGGAGATGCATTTTGAGTTTAACACAAATTTGGATAAAGATTTGCCACATATCGACGTATCACCTTCCCAGCTGCGACTTGCTCTTGGGAATCTCATGGCCGTTCTGGATGAGGGGATAAGTGATACCGATAAAGTGGACATTGTCACCGGAAAGGTACACGCCGACAGAGAGTATCTGAAAGAAGCAGTGCACGGTACCGATTTGCACGAAGGTGATTATCTTTTCCTGGAGGTTGGCAGTACTTCGAAAAAATTCTCGAGTGATGAACTCAGAAACATGTTTGACCCCTTCACATCTGGAGACGTTCTGAAGACGGATTTGAGAATGCCAGCTGTTCATGGTATTCTGAAATCACATGGCGGATTCATGGTCTTTTGCCAGTCTGAAAAACCGGGGGGGGCGATAAGACTGCATTTTCCATGTATACCTGCGATTGCATCTGAAGAGGAGCGTTCGAAGCCGGAAACTCTGAAAAAGATTAATGAAGATGATACGCTTTAG
- a CDS encoding NCS2 family permease, with protein sequence MTARQFFQLDELGTTWKTETIAGITTFLTMAYIIVVNPAILSAAGIPRGPSMVATVLSAFVGTMLMGVYAKRPFAVAPYMGENAFIAYTVTGVLGYSWQTALGAIFIGGVLFTVLSLAGARSWLANSIPSGLKIAFAVGIGLFLCFVGLNFAGVVILGTPDAPVTLGDISSTTVLLSIGGLFLMIVLLALKVRGALLIGITVTTVAALITGSASAPDSIVSMPPSISGIFMKFNLSGALTWGFISVLLTVFIMDFVDTMGTLLGLSYRAGLLDKDGNLPEIQKPMLCDAIATVVGAVFGTTTTGTYLESASGIEAGGKSGFTAVVTAFLFLLALFLTPVLTIVPACAYGPVLIVVGMLMLKPITGLKFDDMTELAPAFLTIVLMSFTYNLGIGITAGLLTWPLFKIAAGKRKEVPAGLWVLSVLSLVYYMYGA encoded by the coding sequence ATGACGGCAAGACAGTTTTTTCAATTGGATGAGCTTGGCACAACCTGGAAGACTGAAACAATTGCAGGAATTACAACCTTTCTTACAATGGCATACATTATCGTAGTTAATCCCGCAATCCTATCAGCTGCAGGTATTCCCAGAGGGCCATCAATGGTTGCCACAGTATTGAGTGCATTTGTGGGAACAATGCTTATGGGTGTGTACGCTAAACGCCCCTTCGCCGTTGCTCCCTATATGGGGGAGAACGCCTTCATAGCTTATACAGTTACAGGTGTTCTTGGATATTCCTGGCAGACAGCCCTGGGAGCCATCTTCATAGGAGGGGTGTTGTTTACAGTTCTATCTCTGGCCGGAGCCAGAAGCTGGCTCGCGAATTCTATCCCCTCAGGACTTAAAATTGCATTTGCCGTTGGAATAGGTCTTTTCCTCTGCTTTGTCGGTTTGAATTTTGCAGGAGTTGTGATACTTGGAACCCCCGATGCTCCGGTTACGCTGGGAGATATAAGCAGCACGACTGTACTTCTGTCTATAGGGGGGCTCTTTCTCATGATAGTATTGCTTGCGCTGAAGGTCAGGGGGGCCCTTCTGATCGGGATTACAGTAACAACCGTTGCGGCTTTAATTACCGGGTCTGCTTCTGCTCCGGACAGCATCGTGAGCATGCCACCCTCGATTTCCGGAATATTCATGAAATTTAACCTGTCCGGAGCCCTTACCTGGGGATTTATATCAGTTCTGTTGACGGTGTTCATTATGGATTTTGTTGATACTATGGGTACTCTTCTCGGGCTTTCGTACAGGGCGGGATTACTAGACAAAGACGGCAACCTTCCGGAAATACAGAAACCAATGCTTTGCGATGCAATTGCAACAGTTGTTGGCGCCGTGTTTGGAACAACCACCACAGGAACGTATCTCGAATCCGCGTCGGGAATAGAGGCGGGAGGGAAATCCGGTTTCACCGCTGTGGTGACAGCATTTCTTTTCCTGCTTGCGCTGTTCCTGACACCGGTTCTTACTATAGTTCCCGCTTGTGCCTACGGACCGGTTCTCATCGTAGTTGGGATGCTGATGCTGAAACCTATAACCGGATTGAAATTCGACGATATGACTGAGCTCGCACCCGCGTTTCTGACCATCGTTCTAATGAGTTTCACATACAATCTTGGTATAGGCATTACCGCGGGTCTTCTAACGTGGCCGCTTTTCAAGATTGCTGCAGGAAAACGGAAAGAAGTACCTGCGGGCCTATGGGTGCTTTCAGTGCTGTCTCTTGTATACTACATGTATGGAGCGTGA
- a CDS encoding PH domain-containing protein: MSNVERYFNAPWGTMLKVISTLATVLLLGVFGGMAHSGRASTVVTMLLYMGVPLLIVFICLLFTVRGYTISGNTLRIRRLLWNSDIDISMLSSVEYDPKAMTGSIRILGNGGLYSFSGKYRSGKLGSFKAYVTDFKNCVIIERTVGTIVVSPENPDLFVEVLRSREWV; the protein is encoded by the coding sequence ATGTCGAATGTGGAAAGGTACTTCAACGCGCCCTGGGGAACTATGCTTAAAGTAATAAGCACACTTGCTACTGTACTCCTGTTGGGAGTATTCGGCGGGATGGCTCATTCCGGCCGCGCTTCAACAGTTGTTACAATGTTGCTGTATATGGGCGTACCGTTGTTAATCGTGTTTATCTGTCTTCTGTTTACTGTAAGGGGTTACACTATTTCGGGAAATACTCTCCGTATAAGAAGACTCCTGTGGAACTCAGATATAGATATAAGCATGCTTTCGTCAGTTGAATACGATCCGAAGGCCATGACAGGATCAATAAGAATATTGGGCAACGGGGGACTGTACAGCTTTTCAGGGAAATATAGAAGCGGAAAGCTTGGATCTTTCAAAGCGTATGTAACCGATTTCAAGAATTGTGTGATTATCGAAAGAACCGTGGGAACAATTGTAGTGTCTCC